The nucleotide sequence cttatggttccaaatataagaatcctcggaaaagaaaaatggcaccgaggaagcaaagagttatgaaaaatctctagaagagatgtagacatgagtaagaaagagattcaggtacctgagaatcataatgaaaggaaatctcaacaagttgagtcatgtctatAATGAAAAAGGAACCAATAAGAAAATCGACGTTgtaatatgtttgcatgcaatgttgcagttgatgatgttattgatgaaaatCGAGGGTCATAAACCGTAGttaatataaaagttttattgaagagtgtacacaaagaatgattggttaatcattgaaagaagtaactatgaaatagttcaagtctcttaaagagataatatttggacttgCAGTCGTTACACTTcaaagtgtaaaatgagtgggaCATAAGAGGATCTTTATGAGAAATAAAGTACATGTAGTAGTACAATCATTCTCATAAATACTTGATATTTATTATAAGAAATGCACTCTCatatggtggaagcaactatgtAGATCCTTTATGAGTTTGAAAACAAGGCAAGACTTGATTCAGTCTATCTAGAAGGTTTCCAAACTGTCAGAAGTATCCCTTAAAGTGATTATATTGCTAGAGGCAATAATTTATAGTTCTCGAGAACAttgtaaaagcaagaaaaagtcTTGATGATTTTTGACACCTTTGGAGAGAAAAGGGTGAGAGTTTATCTCTATGAGAAAATCATGTGTGTAGAGATCATCGTTGTTGATCTTAAGGATCTCATAGTGTGTTGAAAATAAATCGGGAACAAGCTAAGTGAATATCTTAGGGTTGTGTAAATCCGAGATGAACactaattgtaattgtgttcaaAAAGTATTTTCAACAAAGTTTGAGGAAGTAGGCATTcgctgaacctcgttaaaagNGATGAACactaattgtaattgtgttcaaAAAGTATTTTCAACAAAGTTTAAGGAAGTAGGCATTCGCTGAACCTcgttagaagaaaaaaaaaaattctatttgtCATTTGTCTCTTCTgcacttacaagtggttcttgttaaaaTAAAGGTACAAGAACAAGTGCGAAATATGTTGATCATGAAAAGATAATCTGATCTCCGGTAGAGATTTCACATACCAAAGAAGTTATGGAGAAATaatcaatgatgaaatattactcctgaaaAATGGAGAAATTGGATtgtataatatcaaatatttcatgaaatttcttgagattacagatttgacatctgatgaaagagatgttatCGTAAGATgattacatagaaaaatggtcttATAGTATCATACtaagatgattgtttggaagattgtatgtaaaagaATATTTGGGCCTAAAGTTCAAATATatcttctatatgaaaggggttcatatgacttgaagttcaatgacccAGTATAATATATGCTGAATCATATGACCCAGGgcttttttcattattatttttgtacaCAAAGTAGATACATTTGNNNNNNNNNNNNNNNNNNNNNNNNNNNNNNNNNNNNNNNNNNNNNNNNNNNNNNNNNNNNatagaatgttaaatttaaaattaatgagaatgacatgtgtcacaaaaTTAGAGTGCCagcaaagttagaaaaaaccttctctcattatatataagatataagaCTTTTTCCTATATTGTTTATGCCATTTcactttattattttgatagaaaaaaaaaaaaaggaaaagatttaagaagaagaggaagacgctGTTATTTTAGGTTTGCCTTCCAGTACTTGTAAATAATGTCGTGGtcgatttggttttggttcacACTGCCTTTGCCATTGTTTTAGACAACGGTACGAAGCCGAATGTTGTTAGCTACGGTACAAGCAAGTTGAATAGTTGATGCAACAGTGGGCGAGGCGCTATCTGCAACAGAGAAGATATATGAGAAAATTATGAATGTATGCTCCAAACTCAGATAGGTAGAATGACTTTGTAGATTAAGTTGATTTGTAGATTAACAATGGTAATATCATTTGTTCACGTTCCTGGTTCGGTAAGCGTGATTCAACGATTTTGTATTGTACCCAATAATCATCaagttttttatgtttttgaaaaaaattatcataattcATTTGATGCacaatggttactatattacaaaagaaaaaactgtaTCACACAATCATATCAATCActaaaaagggggaaaaaagaCATTATACAGTATGGAGTTTTAGAGCGTGCGAGTCGCACGGTGGGACGGATGACTCTAGAAAGAAAGGTGAGCCCCCCACTAGTCAGTCACTAGAAGCATCTTCAAGCATCCtcttggtttattattatagtTCTTACAAGTAAGCAAGCAAAAGCGCATATTCTCTTACTCTATTGCTTCTCTTAGCATCCATGGCGTTTACATTTTCTAATCTGCACACAGAGCAGGGTCTCAAAACCCTCGAGGAACACCTGGCCGGAAAAACCTACATCTCCGGGTAAACTCTCATAAGTCATATCACTTCTTTCGTAATTTGGCCCATCTTACCAAGAGCTCGGTTTCTACTTACATCTTGACCTTTTGATCTGTTCATTATGCAGCAATCAGCTTTCGTTGGATGATGTGAAGGTTTACGCTCCGTATTGGAGAAGCCAGGAGATGGCTTTCACAATGCTAGCAAGTGGTATGATAACATTGCTTCCCACCTCGCTAAAAGGTTAGTATAGATAATCTCATTCGTTTGCTTTTCTGAGAATGATGACTTCTTGGAATGCTTATTTTTATAACTCTTGGTCCAGTTTTCCGGGGAAAGCCGTCGGAGTGAGAGTTGGTGGTGGTGTTGCTTCATCTGAAGAAGCTCCGCAGACTGAGGTAACTAACTCTCTGTTCACTTCAGTTACGTTTCTTAACCAGTCAAATCTGTGAGGAATCATGTGTTTGTCGAATTGAAACTATTCTGTGATAGTGTGAGGTAGAGAGATTAAGTAGAGGAATATGCAATTTTGGTGCTGTTGGAATGATGATCTTAGATACTGGAatctttttagcttttttcCCTGAACTTATCTGCAGGCACCTGCTGCTGGAgctgatggtggtggtgatgatgatgatattgatcTTTTTGCTGATGAAACTGAAGATGAGAAAAAAGCTGCAGAGGAGAGACAAGCTGCTAAGAAGGAAACTAAGAAGGCTAAAGAGAGTAAGTAACCCAAACATCAGCACTAAGTTCTGTAATTGAGCATGAGTAAGATGCTCAACACATCTCCAGATTTTACAAATGAATATAAAGGAGACTTAGCTTGAATTTGTCACTTTTATGTGGAATGTTAGTGATTGAGCTAGGATTGAATGTAAATGCATTTTGAGATCTTGCTGATGTAATGATGTTTGGTTACTTCTCCTTTTTTTACTTCTTGGTTAGGTGGAAAGTCTTCTGTGCTTCTGGAAGTAAAGCCATGGGATGATGAAACCAATATGAAGAAACTAGAAGAAGCTGTTCGTAGTGTTCAGATGCCGGGTCTTACATGGGGAGCCTGTAAGTCAAAGAAGTTCAATCTAAATCTAAATTTGTCTTTCTTCACAAAAGTGCttcatttgtttttgctttgatGTTGCAGCGAAATTGGTACCGGTTGGTTACGGGATAAAGAAACTCACAATTATGATGACCATTGTTGATGACCTTGTGTCTGTGGACAACCTCATTGAAGACCATCTCACCTCAGAACCTAACAATGAGTACATCCAAAGTGTTGACATTGTCGCTTTTAACAAGATTTAGAGACTCCAAAACCCTTTCTCATGAAAAGCTATCAAATGTCCCAGTTTGGTGTTCAGTCCTAGTCTTGTTGTGTTTCTCTTATGGTCTGATATGACGCTTAGCGTCTTTTCTTTTAAGTTCATATAATTCGGTCTCTAAGTTATTGTCTTGTCTAATGTGAATTTgctgttaaaagttaaaactatatGTTGGGCTTCGTAACGTGTGGAGAAGCATCAAATTGTTGTTAACAAATATTGAATATTGGACTGGGGCTAAATTCCTAAGATTTAAACTGCGTTTACTCACCAAAACAATTTACCGCTCTTTTACCTGATTAAACTTAGGTTACAACAGAAGAATGCACAAGTCGATGGTGTGATTTTCAGAAGCCTTTCTCTGAGTTATCTCAAATTCTCATAGCTCTATGTTAAATATGTGGAAGGGATATAAAATATTAGGAAATTTGAAAGATCCATTTCTGAGCAAACATGCAGGAAGAAACAACATGATAAAACCAGTAACCACAAACTCATACCATCCATCCATtatcatctttctctctctctctctctcctttcatattttctttattctagAAGAGCAATTTTATCACCTTTAAAGTGAAGGAGGNNNNNNNNNNNNNNNNNNNNNNNNNNNNNNNNNNNNNNNNNNNNNNNNNNNNNNNNNNNNNNNNNNNNNNNNNNNNNNNNNNNNNNNNNNNNNNNNNNNNNNNNNNNNNNNNNNNNNNNNNNNNNNNNNNNNNNNNNNNNNNNNNNNNNNNNNNNNNNNNNNNNNNNNNNNNNNNNNNNNNNNNNNNNNNNNNNNNNNNNNNNNNNNNNNNNNNNNNNNNNNNNNNNNNNNNNNNNNNNNNNNNNNNNNNNNNNNNNNNNNNNNNNNNNNNNNNNNNNNNNNNNNNNNNNNNNNNNNNNNNNNNNNNNNNNNNNNNNNNNNNNNNNNNNNNNNNNNNNNNNNNNNNNNNNNNNNNNNNNNNNNNNNNNNNNNNNNNNNNNNNNNNNNNNNNNNNNNNNNNNNNNNNNNNNNNNNNNNNNNNNNNNNNNNNNNNNNNNNNNNNNNNNNNNNNNNNNNNNNNNNNNNNNNNNNNNNNNNNNNNNNNNNNNNNNNNNNNNNNNNNNNNNNNNNNNNNNNNNNNNNNNNNNNNNNNNNNNNNNNNNNNNNNNNNNNNNNNNNNNNNNNNNNNNNNNNNNNNNNNNNNNNNNNNNNNNNNNNNNNNNNNNNNNNNNNNNNNNNNNNNNNNNNNNNNNNNNNNNNNNNNNNNNNNNNNNNNNNNNNNNNNNNNNNNNNNNNNNNNNNNNNNNNNNNNNNNNNNNNNNNNNNNNNNNNNNNNNNNNNNNNNNNNNNNNNNNNNNNNNNNNNNNNNNNNNNNNNNNNNNNNNNNNNNNNNNNNNNNNNNNNNNNNNNNNNNNNNNNNNNNNNNNNNNNNNNNNNNNNNNNNNNNNNNNNNNNNNNNNNNNNNNNNNNNNNNNNNNNNNNNNNNNNNNNNNNNNNNNNNNNNNNNNNNNNNNNNNNNNNNNNNNNNNNNNNNNNNNNNNNNNNNNNNNNNNNNNNNNNNNNNNNNNNNNNNNNNNNNNNNNNNNNNNNNNNNNNNNNNNNNNNNNNNNNNNNNNNNNNNNNNNNNNNNNNNNNNNNNNNNNNNNNNNNNNNNNNNNNNNNNNNNNNNNNNNNNNNNNNNNNNNNNNNNNNNNNNNNNNNNNNNNNNNNNNNNNNNNNNNNNNNNNNNNNNNNNNNNNNNNNNNNNNNNNNNNNNNNNNNNNNNNNNNNNNNNNNNNNNNNNNNNNNNNNNNNNNNNNNNNNNNNNNNNNNNNNNNNNNNNNNNNNNNNNNNNNNNNNNNNNNNNNNNNNNNNNNNNNNNNNNNNNNNNNNNNNNNNNNNNNNNNNNNNNNNNNNNNNNNNNNNNNNNNNNNNNNNNNNNNNNNNNNNNNNNNNNNNNNNNNNNNNNNNNNNNNNNNNNNNNNNNNNNNNNNNNNNNNNNNNNNNNNNNNNNNNNNNNNNNNNNNNNNNNNNNNNNNNNNNNNNNNNNNNNNNNNNNNNNNNNNNNNNNNNNNNNNNNNNNNNNNNNNNNNNNNNNNNNNNNNNNNNNNNNNNNNNNNNNNNNNNNNNNNNNNNNNNNNNNNNNNNNNNNNNNNNNNNNNNNNNNNNNNNNNNNNNNNNNNNNNNNNNNNNNNNNNNNNNNNNNNNNNNNNNNNNNNNNNNNNNNNNNNNNNNNNNNNNNNNNNNNNNNNNNNNNNNNNNNNNNNNNNNNNNNNNNNNNNNNNNNNNNNNNNNNNNNNNNNNNNNNNNNNNNNNNNNNNNNNNNNNNNNNNNNNNNNNNNNNNNNNNNNNNNNNNNNNNNNNNNNNNNNNNNNNNNNNNNNNNNNNNNNNNNNNNNNNNNNNNNNNNNNNNNNNNNNNNNNNNNNNNNNNNNNNNNNNNNNNNNNNNNNNNNNNNNNNNNNNNNNNNNNNNNNNNNNNNNNNNNNNNNNNNNNNNNNNNNNNNNNNNNNNNNNNNNNNNNNNNNNNNNNNNNNNNNNNNNNNNNNNNNNNNNNNNNNNNNNNNNNNNNNNNNNNNNNNNNNNNNNNNNNNNNNNNNNNNNNNNNNNNNNNNNNNNNNNNNNNNNNNNNNNNNNNNNNNNNNNNNNNNNNNNNNNNNNNNNNNNNNNNNNNNNNNNNNNNNNNNNNNNNNNNNNNNNNNNNNNNNNNNNNNNNNNNNNNNNNNNNNNNNNNNNNNNNNNNNNNNNNNNNNNNNNNNNNNNNNNNNNNNNNNNNNNNNNNNNNNNNNNNNNNNNNNNNNNNNNNNNNNNNNNNNNNNNNNNNNNNNNNNNNNNNNNNNNNNNNNNNNNNNNNNNNNNNNNNNNNNNNNNNNNNNNNNNNNNNNNNNNNNNNNNNNNNNNNNNNNNNNNttctctctctctctctctcctttcatattttctttattctagAAGAGCAATTTTATCACCTTTAAAGTGAAGGAGGTACATACTGTCTAGACAAACTAAACAGATCTTTACCCTCAAAAGGTGATGTCCACTCTCTCCCATTTCCCACTAAAGCAGCTTCCTGCACTCCCATTGCCACGCCCATCCCATTCCCATTCCCATTCGCCATCATTCTTGTCCTTCCATTCATGTGTGCTTCATATGGTGATGATGTTGCCGCGTACTGTTGGCTTGGTCTAGGAAAAGCTAGGCCTTTATCTAGACTCCAGTCGATGTTGTTGTAATCTAAGTAACCCAGTGACCCATCTGCGTTCCAGTCCAGGCCCGAAGAAGACCCTGATCCAAACCGTGAGAAGAGCCCAAGAGAAGCAGCTGGAGCCACAGCAAGCGGTGCAGAAGCCCCTGGCATTCTGTGACTACTGCTGTTCACTTGGCCTTGATATTGTTGATACTGAAGCTGCTGGTACATAAGGTTTGAGTTCAGATCATTAGGAGGCAGAGTTCTTGAGGGCAAGTATCCGTTAGATTGAGCTGCCTCAGACCTATTTGCTGGGTACCAACCGCTgcctgctgctgctgctgctccgGTAAAGGATGTATTCATGGTAGAGACAGGTAGGACATTTGTATTAGCGGATTGAGAgcgttgttgctgctgctgctgctgctgctgctgctgcgtcATAACTGGTTCCCTCATATCTTGCTGCTGAAGTCTCTTGTATTGATCACCTAGGGTTGCCACATAATGTGTTTCTTCTGTTTGCCGTGGCAGTGGTGTCTGTTGATATGATGACATGCGTTTCTTCTCTTCCAGGGCATTATTTTGTTGGAGTTTCATCCACTGCAACTGCATGTGAATTCTTTCCAACGAATTTACACTCTGGTTTTCGGATTTTTCACTTATGTAGCTGGATCCTCTGGAGTAACCAAGATTCTTTCTGTCAAGGGCTTCTTCCCCACCTGTAGGATACATACCTGAGTTAGGTTGCAACTGGGCTACTGTATTCTGATTTGTGTGCATAGAAGGGACTTTGCTATTGTTAACAGAATTATTATCACTAATATCCTCTGCTTTTCTAGATGCAGTAGATTGGTCTTGCTTCTGTCTTCTTAATGCTTCTTCCGCTTTCTCAATGTCCCCCTCTGCTGTAACCACAGCTCTTTCTACATCCTGCTTGGTGAacttatattttgtttccaaCTCTAAGATTCTACCCAACTCTTGTGATATGTCAAGCTTTAAATTCCCAGAGGTAGGATCTAGTTTCTTATCTTCTACTTTTGCCCCACCATCATCAAGCAGCCAATTAACAGACTCCTCTATTTTCCCTTCATTTAACATAAGAGCATAAGTTGCTCGCTCCTGAGCAATACCCATTGCCATTATCTTGTGAGTATGGACTTCAAGTTTTCTGGACATCAGATACTGACAGCAACGCTCATGCAACTCCTGAGCTCGCTTTTCCTTTTGCCGTTGGtgctttctttcatttttcagtCGCATCTTTTCTCGCTTTTCATTGTCAGCTCCAGGGATGATTTCTTGCTTTGCAGCAGTACTGGCTACTTTCTCTTTGTGATCTTCCGAGTCACCTGACCAGCTACCATTATTAGAGACAGAATCACAGTCGGCTCCAGTTGAATCCGACTCATCAATGTTTCTGAACCGGCCATTATTGTGAAGCGACGAGGAACCAGTTGCTGAAAGCGAGTCAATGGTTTGAAATGTCCCCAAAAGAGGATTGTAAGCACCAACCACAACACCATTACTCGCACCCATGGATCCTGAGGCTTTACTAGGTGTCTTTTGTGAATCGTTCATAACCTTCTTGTCTCTGGATTTAGTCTTGGATGCGCTAGACATCTTCTCAAAAACACAAAGTTATCCTACAGTTCCCATCAAAACAAGAGATAAAGTCAATACAGAGCTTTATTTAACAATCATTTCTGAGCAAAAAAGCATATTCTTGTTGAGCATCATGGTCATTTCTGAGCTGTAATGTCAAACCTAGAGATTCCTcaacgaaaaaaaacaaagaaacagagatttccACAGAGACGACTATGATAACTACATCGTTGAGGTCGCAAACGTATGGATCCGGTACAAGAACGAATTAGAAATCAAACACCCGACAACAATCTCCGGAGTTACATTTCTGAATCTAATAAGGTCAAAAGGAAAATTCACGGCGACAAAAAGAGCTAAGCAGTCGAATCGAATccataaacaaaaccaaaaaaagtctcGTACGAGCAGCGAAAGGGACGGAAATTGAAACGAATCAAGAAGACCTAAAAGGCGCGAAGGAAATGCGCGATTTGATAGAGAAGAATACAAAATCGAAGTATAGATCAGTGATGCGacggggagagagagagaaagagaacctGGTTGATCGGAGTCGTTGACGGAGAAGCGAGATCCGGAGAatagaggttgaagaagaagaagggtggTGAGAGCTAAGGCGATGAGGATGAGGAACGAGAGGAGtgcgattatatgaattatacccaaaaaaaaaaaaaaaaaaaaaaNNNNNNNNNNNNNNNNNNNNNNNNNNNNNNNNNNNNNNNNNNNNNNNNNNNNNNNNNNNNaaaaaaaaaaaaaaaaaaaaggaattaactCGGCGTTTCGAATCCCCAAATCGAAAACACCTATtggaaaaattagggtttggtttAACAACAAagctaattatttttattatttttactttattattttgatttttctaacaAAGAAACCGAAAAAGAGTtgcaaaaaccaaaccaaagtcttgtcattaaaattttaaaataaatctgagccattgatttcttttttttctttacagaatttattttgtttcacttgttttttttatttctaatctCACGttcattttttagttatttttgttagatttcagttgtaaaaaaaaactgaataattaaacattaaatttacattaaagaaaaaaacacattagtGGATTATTCATTATCTACATGGGTAGGACTCGGACAGAAGTATCGTAGTTTTAGAATTTCGATTACTTTTGTAGATAACTAATAACGGTTGTACAAAATTCAACAAACGATTAATAATTGgggataaataattaaatattagatttacattaaagaaaaaacattagtgaattatttattatttacatagGTAGGACTCAGACAGAAGTATCGTAGTTTTAGGATTTCGATTACTTTTGTAGATAACTAATAACGTTTGTACAAAATTTAACAAGCGATTAATAATTGgggataaataattaaatattagatttacattagagaaaaaaatattagtgaATTATTCATTATCTACATAGTTAGAACTCAGACAGAAGTatcatagttttaaaatttcGATTACTTTTGTAGACAACTAATAACGTTTGTACAAAATTCAACAAGAGATTAATAGTTGTAAATGAATAATTAAACATTAGGTTTAtattagagaagaaaaaaacattagtagATTATTCAATATCTACATGGGTAGGATTCAGATAAAAGTATCGTAGTTTTAGGATTTCAATTACTTTTGTAGACAACTAATAACATTTGTACAATATTGTAGAAGCTATTAATAATTATGGATTTTTCTgtttatattgtaaaaataaataaataatacaaaatcgaaaactacataaaaaaacataaaaattaaatgccCTTTACTGAAATAAAGTCATGTTGAACGTGGTGGGTTTTTAAGAAACCTCAATActgtatctaaaaaaaaatagtcttcCAAAGACTAACATATTGTCGTAATTCAGAGACTTCtgaacaaattaattatatgggtgtctttttttgttttaatactaaTGACTAAtgagtcatcatcatcgtcaataCCATTGGAGCTCACGATTTAAGGAAGATAATAATGGTGAGCtgtggtttattttgattataGGAACGGCCTAATTCAATCTAAAACCgtataatattaagaaaaatattacataaaaatcGAAATCTAAATAACCGAAAAAACCTTAAACCGGTATTAATTGTACTATAACCAACCCGAACGAGGGGGTTAACACCGGTCTAATCTTTGAATTCGGACCGGGTCGGGTCAAACCCGTCCGacagaataataaaaaatacaaaacgacAACGTTTGTGTTGTCttgtgggggggggggggggggNNNNNNNNNNNNNNNNNNNNNNNNNNNNNNNNNNNNNNNNNNNNNNNNNNNNNNNNNNNNNNNNNNNNNNNNNNNNNNNNggggggggggggggggggattgATGATAGTGGTCGTCACTCGCGTAGTTAGTTTTCAGGATTTGACGGCAAAACGCCAGATGAGGAGCTTAGCTTCAGTTATCCACCACCATGGAATCCTCCTCGCTCCGGCGAAATCGGATCGAATCTTTCTTACCATTCCGGTGGTTTCTCCGGATTTCAGAGCTCGTGGTTGGACTCAGTCTCGTTTCTCTCTCCTTATAAACCCTTCTCTCGTCTCAGGTATTCTTCTCTGCATATTTCATATCTCATATCTGTGTGAATGGActggattcatcatcatctctatgATGGTCATGCTAATGTGCTTTTGTGTTACGATTGTTTCAGCTGCTAATCGTCGtctctctcatcttcctccTATTTCTTGCTCCAGAGATGTCGatcaagaagatgatgtttcttcttcaggtgattgcttcttctccaaaattttgttcctttttttctcattctgatttttcttaattatgatCCTAGTTTTGCTAGTGAAACTCAATTGTACACCAATGAAACGTATCACTTCTAGTAGAGATAAAAAAGGAAGAGGCTTTGTCTTGtgacaataattttgtttgtggcatgttaGTACAGAGAAGGAGAGTAGCAGAGATCTTCTATCACATAAAAGCGATGAGATTACAAGCACCTCATCAGTAAATAGTGGAGGCTTGAAAGataatcaacaagaagaaacTTATAAAACTTCCTTCAAGACTGTTGCCTTGTGTGTTAGTATTCCTCTTGCATCTCctattaacaataatttttgacaTGTAAAGTGAAGCTTGATGATGTGACATTTCTCTCAATAGGTAGGCACTGCGGCAGCATTTGGAATCGGAATTGGTTTGAAGGAAGGTGTTGGCAAGGCGTCAGAGTTTTTCGCAGGGTACTTAGAGCTTAATATATGATCTATTAGAAAGTTCATTTGACTATCTAAAGGGATTTTATATCTTAACTGTTTTCAACTCTTGCAGCTATTTACTGGAGCAAAGCTTGTCAGTGGACAACTTGttcgtttttgttcttgttttcaaGTACTTCAAAGTGCCACTCATGTATCAGGTACCAAATTATCTGCACAGGTATTTAGTTCTTGACTGTAGAGTATTCTGATTCTGTGGCCTTTTTGTATAGAATCGGGTACTTACCTACGGTGTAGCTGGTGCAGTTGTCTTCCGCTTCGCGCTAATAATACTAGGAACAGCAACTCTTCAGGTGATTTCTATTTTGGATCAAAATGTTTGTTAGTGAatctatttgtttgtttatttctttttgcctCCTATTTAATTCTGAATTCTTTACACTAATCTTTCAGAAATTTGAAGCAGTCAACCTACTGCTTGCTGCTGTACTCTTGTATTCATCTTTCAAGGTGCCTTTGTCCTCATTCTAGCATTTATATCTATATTCACACTCAACTATTAATATAGAATATAGAGGTGCTCTGTCGTTGATGTTTTTCTGTTCCCAATGCGTTAATACAGTTATTtgcaagtgaagaagatgatacagATCTATCCGACAACTTTATTGTAAAGACATGCCAGAGATTTATTCCTGTCACATGTAATATACCCGGTCACTTTCTTCTTGTTCCTTCTAGTTGCTTTTGTTTGTCACCTTCAGTTTACTTGGCTTGATTATGAGTAATTAGGCGTCAAATTTTTCTGTGGTAGTACTGTTTAGCATGCTTCCATAGCTGATTTTTTTCCctcctttcttttgtttataactGCTTGCAGCTAGTTACGATGGAAATCGTTTTTTCACAAAGCAGGATGGCATTTTGAAAGTAAGTATATGACAAGAAAAAATTTCCTATTCAAGGTTTATGTACAACTCACTGTTAAGTCTTATTCAAAATATTCATCATTGTGTCTTTTGACTGGGTTCTAATTTATTTCAAACATATTTTGGGCAGGCCACACCATTGCTACTTACAGTAGCAGTGATCGAGCTCAGCGACATAGCATTTGCGGTATCTTCTTGTCACCAATTTGTGAAtctgtttttgtctctttaaaAATGAAGCAAAGCACTGAAACTGTTTGCCCATTCACTTAAGGTTGACTCGATACCAGCTGTTTTTGGAGTCACTAGGGATCCTTTTATTGTCTTGACCTCTAATCTCTTTGCAATTCTaggtaatttttctttatacttGATCTTGTTGACTTCTTGCATCTCTTTTAAATACTCGTGGAGCTTTGAAGATGAAGTTTTTTGCTTTTAACCTCCTGTGTTTGAATTTACTATAGGACTAAGGTCTCTCTACACACTGATTTCCGAAGGAATGGAGGATCTGGAATACTTGCAGGTATCTATTATTCAGTTTCTTTGTCTCATACACGAACTAATTAAGcattaaatacataataagacTGCCAGTAATGCTCATTACGTAGACAGGGACTAGTATGATTTGTATCTAATCTTGTCTTTGCCTTTCCCAGCCATCAATAGCAGTTGTTCTTGGCTTCATAGGATTCAAGATGATCCTTGATTACTTCGGTATTACATATTATCATCTATTTTTCGGCATTTTCTGCTTGAACTAAACCATACAACTACCCAAAAAACTACTAAGGCCTCTCAACATTTTTTTCGTCCTTGCAGGCTTCCACGTATCAACGGAGGCATCACTTGGAGTTGTGGCACTTTCTCTCAGCACCGGAGTACTATTGAgcctaacaaacaaatccagCGACACCTAAATAAGAACCGAGAACTGAGAACAGAGAACAGATTCCAGAGGAAATCAATCAAACAGTTTCATAAGAATAATTCCACATTGTGTTCATCAAAGCACTTCGCTGATGTGTTACTGTATATAAAGACACAAAGAAAGAGCATGATTTGCATCTTTGCAAA is from Camelina sativa cultivar DH55 chromosome 20, Cs, whole genome shotgun sequence and encodes:
- the LOC104769447 gene encoding uncharacterized protein LOC104769447 codes for the protein MSSASKTKSRDKKVMNDSQKTPSKASGSMGASNGVVVGAYNPLLGTFQTIDSLSATGSSSLHNNGRFRNIDESDSTGADCDSVSNNGSWSGDSEDHKEKVASTAAKQEIIPGADNEKREKMRLKNERKHQRQKEKRAQELHERCCQYLMSRKLEVHTHKIMAMGIAQERATYALMLNEGKIEESVNWLLDDGGAKVEDKKLDPTSGNLKLDISQELGRILELETKYKFTKQDVERAVVTAEGDIEKAEEALRRQKQDQSTASRKAEDISDNNSVNNSKVPSMHTNQNTVAQLQPNSGMYPTGGEEALDRKNLGYSRGSSYISEKSENQSVNSLERIHMQLQWMKLQQNNALEEKKRMSSYQQTPLPRQTEETHYVATLGDQYKRLQQQDMREPVMTQQQQQQQQQQQRSQSANTNVLPVSTMNTSFTGAAAAAGSGWYPANRSEAAQSNGYLPSRTLPPNDLNSNLMYQQLQYQQYQGQVNSSSHRMPGASAPLAVAPAASLGLFSRFGSGSSSGLDWNADGSLGYLDYNNIDWSLDKGLAFPRPSQQYAATSSPYEAHMNGRTRMMANGNGNGMGVAMGVQEAALVGNGREWTSPFEGKDLFSLSRQYVPPSL
- the LOC104769448 gene encoding thylakoid membrane protein TERC, chloroplastic-like, translating into MIVVVTRVVSFQDLTAKRQMRSLASVIHHHGILLAPAKSDRIFLTIPVVSPDFRARGWTQSRFSLLINPSLVSAANRRLSHLPPISCSRDVDQEDDVSSSEKESSRDLLSHKSDEITSTSSVNSGGLKDNQQEETYKTSFKTVALCVGTAAAFGIGIGLKEGVGKASEFFAGYLLEQSLSVDNLFVFVLVFKYFKVPLMYQNRVLTYGVAGAVVFRFALIILGTATLQKFEAVNLLLAAVLLYSSFKLFASEEDDTDLSDNFIVKTCQRFIPVTSSYDGNRFFTKQDGILKATPLLLTVAVIELSDIAFAVDSIPAVFGVTRDPFIVLTSNLFAILGLRSLYTLISEGMEDLEYLQPSIAVVLGFIGFKMILDYFGFHVSTEASLGVVALSLSTGVLLSLTNKSSDT